Proteins encoded together in one Kutzneria kofuensis window:
- a CDS encoding zinc-binding dehydrogenase, with protein sequence MTTELPETMRAVRFHSETGKLSLETVPVPRPGPSEVVVKVAACGICHSDLSQFDGHIPARFPEITPGHEASGTVAAVGSDVRHWTVGDRVVIAAGRACGRCRSCVFGGNIDDCEALEVMAFAYDGAWAEYVVTPGVSLISVPDGVPMEQAAVLADAVSTPYGALETADLRVAESVGVWGLGGIGTHLVQLARIAGASPIIGLDPVAEVRERALSLGADFTLDPLAEDTPERIKEITGGRGLRVAFDCVGRASTVAQANGVLGARGRAVLVGISGETIELGREGTFVGRRHAVIGHLGYKMRHLSELVELVSRGRLDLSASVSAVLPLAEFEEGIRRLREHDGHPIRVLLKP encoded by the coding sequence TTGACCACCGAGTTGCCCGAGACCATGCGCGCCGTCCGGTTCCACTCCGAGACGGGAAAGCTGAGCCTGGAGACGGTGCCGGTGCCGCGCCCGGGGCCGAGCGAGGTGGTGGTGAAGGTCGCGGCGTGCGGGATCTGCCACTCGGACCTGAGCCAGTTCGACGGCCACATCCCGGCCCGGTTCCCGGAGATCACGCCCGGTCACGAGGCGTCGGGCACGGTGGCGGCGGTGGGCAGCGACGTGCGGCACTGGACGGTCGGCGACCGGGTGGTGATCGCGGCCGGCAGGGCGTGCGGGCGCTGCCGGTCGTGCGTGTTCGGCGGGAACATCGACGACTGCGAGGCGCTGGAGGTCATGGCCTTCGCGTACGACGGCGCGTGGGCGGAGTACGTGGTGACCCCGGGCGTGTCGCTGATCTCGGTGCCGGACGGCGTGCCGATGGAGCAGGCCGCGGTGCTGGCCGACGCCGTCTCCACGCCGTACGGCGCGCTGGAGACCGCCGACCTGCGGGTCGCGGAGTCGGTGGGCGTGTGGGGGCTGGGCGGCATCGGCACGCACCTGGTCCAGCTGGCCCGGATCGCCGGCGCGTCGCCGATCATCGGCCTCGACCCCGTCGCCGAGGTGCGCGAAAGGGCCCTCTCGCTCGGCGCGGACTTCACGCTGGACCCGCTGGCCGAGGACACGCCGGAGCGGATCAAGGAGATCACCGGCGGCCGCGGGCTGCGCGTGGCGTTCGACTGCGTCGGCCGCGCGTCCACGGTGGCGCAGGCCAACGGTGTGCTCGGCGCCCGCGGCCGGGCGGTCCTCGTCGGCATCAGCGGCGAGACCATCGAGCTCGGCCGCGAGGGGACGTTCGTCGGACGTCGGCACGCCGTCATCGGCCACCTCGGCTACAAGATGAGGCACCTCTCCGAGCTGGTGGAACTGGTCTCGCGGGGCCGGCTCGACCTGTCCGCCTCGGTCAGCGCGGTGCTGCCGCTGGCGGAGTTCGAGGAGGGCATCCGCCGACTGCGCGAGCACGACGGCCACCCGATCCGGGTGCTGCTGAAGCCCTGA
- a CDS encoding response regulator, whose translation MIRVVVVDDQLVMREGLVALRDLVDDVEVVGDAGTGADALELLGSRDVDVVLMDLRMPVMDGVEATRRITSAHPDVAVVVFTTYADDESITSALRAGARGYLTKDAGRAEIAAALRAVAAGQSTFDAAVSQRIVAALASPGRPPAGLTAREAEVLTLIAKGLGNADIAGTLFIGETTVKTHINNLFAKIGVHTRPEAIRYAYRHGLVTP comes from the coding sequence ATGATCAGGGTTGTCGTCGTCGACGACCAGCTGGTGATGCGCGAGGGCCTGGTCGCCCTGCGCGATCTCGTGGACGACGTCGAGGTCGTCGGCGACGCCGGCACCGGGGCCGACGCCCTGGAGCTGCTGGGGTCGCGGGACGTCGACGTCGTGCTGATGGACCTGCGGATGCCCGTCATGGACGGCGTCGAGGCCACCCGCCGCATCACCTCGGCCCATCCCGACGTCGCCGTTGTCGTGTTCACCACCTACGCCGACGACGAGTCCATCACCAGCGCCCTGCGGGCCGGGGCCCGCGGCTACCTCACCAAGGACGCCGGCCGCGCCGAGATCGCCGCCGCCCTGCGGGCCGTCGCCGCCGGACAGTCCACTTTCGACGCCGCCGTCTCGCAACGTATCGTCGCCGCCCTCGCCTCCCCCGGCCGCCCGCCCGCCGGGCTGACCGCGCGGGAGGCCGAGGTGCTCACCCTCATCGCCAAGGGCCTCGGGAACGCCGACATCGCCGGCACGCTGTTCATCGGCGAGACCACCGTCAAGACCCACATCAACAACCTGTTCGCCAAGATCGGCGTCCACACCCGCCCCGAGGCCATCCGCTACGCGTATCGACACGGCCTGGTGACGCCGTGA
- a CDS encoding methylated-DNA--[protein]-cysteine S-methyltransferase — MNVKTIVDSPVGPLTLVGEDGVLTGLYMESQRHRPAEETFGEAQAGPFGAAVEQLAAYFAGELDTFDLPLSLRGTPFQRTVWSALREIPYGETISYGELAQQIGKPSAARAVGLANGKNPIGIIVPCHRVVGAGGDLTGYGGGLARKQYLLEFERAGAEASLLPVP; from the coding sequence ATGAACGTGAAGACCATCGTGGACAGCCCCGTCGGCCCGCTGACCCTCGTCGGCGAGGACGGAGTGCTCACCGGCCTGTACATGGAGAGCCAGCGGCACCGCCCGGCGGAGGAGACGTTCGGCGAGGCGCAGGCCGGGCCGTTCGGGGCGGCGGTCGAGCAGTTGGCAGCGTACTTCGCCGGCGAGCTCGACACCTTCGACCTGCCGTTGTCCCTGCGCGGCACGCCCTTCCAGCGGACGGTGTGGTCGGCGCTGCGCGAGATCCCTTACGGCGAAACCATTTCCTACGGCGAGCTGGCCCAGCAGATCGGAAAGCCCAGCGCCGCCCGCGCGGTGGGGCTGGCCAACGGCAAGAACCCGATCGGCATCATCGTGCCCTGTCACCGGGTGGTCGGCGCCGGTGGCGACCTCACCGGCTACGGCGGCGGCCTGGCGCGCAAGCAGTACCTGCTGGAGTTCGAGCGGGCCGGCGCGGAGGCCAGCCTTCTGCCCGTGCCGTGA
- a CDS encoding GlxA family transcriptional regulator has protein sequence MARRVVVLVLPRVLALDYSIAVNILGDQPGYELLTVGEPGQAGPAAGVVIVPSHPLSAVDDADVLVVPGYGDPHLPPPPAFRTAIADAFARGVTVVGICTGTFALAASGITADRRVTTHWRYAGMLRELFPDTKVVDNVLFVPDGNLLTSAGAGAGIDLCLHLIREDFGVEAELAAGREAIASPARLGPQPQYVDVLAPPGADLAATREWALSRLSQPLTVDTLARHAAMSRRTFIRRFRGETGLPPMRWLTLQRILVARRLLETSDWSVDRIADAAGMGTAANFRVVFRRETGSLPSDYRRAHRAVDV, from the coding sequence ATGGCGCGCAGGGTCGTGGTGCTCGTGCTGCCGCGCGTGCTCGCGCTCGACTACAGCATCGCCGTCAACATCCTCGGCGACCAGCCCGGCTACGAGCTGCTGACCGTCGGCGAGCCCGGGCAGGCCGGGCCGGCGGCGGGCGTCGTGATCGTTCCGTCGCACCCGCTGTCCGCCGTCGACGACGCGGATGTCCTCGTCGTCCCCGGGTACGGCGATCCGCACCTCCCGCCGCCGCCCGCATTCCGGACCGCCATCGCCGACGCCTTCGCCCGCGGCGTCACCGTCGTCGGCATCTGCACCGGAACCTTTGCCTTGGCCGCCAGCGGAATCACCGCCGACCGGCGGGTCACCACGCACTGGCGGTACGCCGGCATGCTGCGGGAGTTGTTCCCCGACACCAAGGTCGTCGACAACGTCCTGTTCGTGCCGGACGGCAATCTGCTCACCTCGGCCGGCGCCGGCGCGGGCATCGACCTGTGCCTGCACCTGATCCGTGAGGACTTCGGCGTCGAGGCCGAACTCGCCGCCGGCCGGGAGGCCATCGCCTCACCGGCCCGCCTCGGCCCGCAACCCCAGTACGTCGACGTCCTCGCCCCACCCGGCGCCGACCTCGCCGCCACCCGCGAGTGGGCGCTCTCCCGCCTGTCCCAGCCTCTCACCGTCGACACGCTCGCCCGCCACGCCGCCATGTCCCGGCGCACCTTCATCCGGCGATTCCGCGGGGAGACCGGCCTGCCGCCGATGCGATGGCTTACGCTGCAACGGATTCTCGTCGCCCGGCGGCTGCTGGAGACCTCCGACTGGTCCGTGGACCGGATCGCCGACGCCGCCGGCATGGGCACCGCCGCCAACTTCCGGGTGGTCTTCCGGCGGGAGACCGGTTCCCTGCCCAGCGACTACCGCCGGGCGCACCGGGCCGTTGATGTCTGA
- a CDS encoding RidA family protein, protein MTTAQVESFGVPWEEGYGYVQAVRRGDTIYVSGQLANEGPDLVAPAPTDENRRITDSSAMGEQIRQTYVNIERLLARFGASLADIVEEVIYVLDMDAAFAVVGDVRKAAYGVPVPPVASTIVECTRLAFPEQLVEIKVIARV, encoded by the coding sequence ATGACAACAGCTCAGGTCGAGAGTTTCGGCGTCCCGTGGGAAGAGGGCTACGGCTACGTGCAGGCGGTCCGGCGCGGCGACACCATCTACGTGTCCGGGCAGCTCGCCAACGAGGGCCCGGACCTGGTCGCGCCCGCCCCGACCGACGAGAACCGCCGGATCACCGACTCGTCCGCGATGGGCGAGCAGATCCGCCAGACCTACGTGAACATCGAGCGGCTGCTGGCCCGGTTCGGCGCGTCGCTGGCCGACATCGTCGAGGAGGTGATCTACGTGCTCGACATGGACGCCGCGTTCGCGGTGGTCGGCGACGTCCGCAAGGCCGCCTACGGCGTGCCGGTCCCGCCGGTGGCCAGCACCATCGTGGAGTGCACCCGGCTGGCCTTCCCCGAGCAGCTGGTGGAGATCAAGGTGATCGCCAGGGTATAG
- a CDS encoding serine/threonine-protein kinase — MRQRPYVAYEPPSQPLPARFRVDGLLGRGVGTEVYDAYDELLDRQVAVKLFPADLDATACRRIADEARALDRLNHRRLVSVYDGGVHLGRPYLVMQLIRGTSLSKRLRQGSMLTAEAVVLVALLADGLAHVHAQGVVHRDVKPSNILLDEEGLPHLSDFGIALLAGQARVTAVDEVIGTPAYLAPEQILGSALGPAVDVYALGLVLLECITGRREYDGPNKLEAALARLTRDPQIPEELPGPLAGLLRAMTAREPGRRPTALHCVNTLSALVIEAAEPETETLSIPWRSP; from the coding sequence ATGCGGCAGCGACCCTATGTGGCGTACGAGCCGCCGAGCCAGCCGCTGCCGGCCAGGTTCCGGGTCGACGGCCTGCTGGGGCGCGGGGTCGGCACGGAGGTGTACGACGCCTACGACGAGCTGCTCGACCGCCAGGTCGCGGTCAAGCTGTTCCCGGCCGACCTGGACGCGACCGCATGCCGGCGGATCGCGGACGAGGCCCGCGCGCTGGACCGGCTCAACCACCGCCGCCTGGTGTCGGTGTACGACGGCGGCGTCCACCTGGGCCGGCCGTACCTGGTGATGCAGCTGATCCGCGGCACCAGCCTGAGCAAGCGGCTCCGCCAGGGCTCGATGCTGACCGCCGAGGCGGTGGTGCTGGTCGCGCTGCTCGCCGACGGGCTGGCGCACGTGCACGCCCAGGGCGTGGTGCACCGGGACGTGAAGCCGTCCAACATCCTCCTGGACGAGGAGGGGCTGCCGCACCTGAGCGACTTCGGCATCGCGCTGCTGGCCGGCCAGGCCCGGGTGACGGCCGTCGACGAGGTCATCGGCACGCCCGCCTACCTGGCGCCGGAGCAGATCCTCGGCAGCGCGCTCGGGCCGGCCGTCGACGTCTACGCGCTCGGCCTGGTGCTGCTGGAGTGCATCACCGGCCGCCGCGAGTACGACGGTCCGAACAAGCTGGAGGCGGCCCTGGCCCGGCTGACCCGCGACCCGCAGATCCCGGAGGAGCTGCCGGGGCCGCTGGCCGGGCTGCTGCGGGCCATGACCGCCCGCGAGCCGGGCCGCCGGCCGACGGCGCTGCACTGCGTGAACACGCTGTCGGCGCTGGTCATCGAAGCGGCGGAGCCGGAGACCGAGACGCTGTCTATACCCTGGCGATCACCTTGA
- a CDS encoding exodeoxyribonuclease III has translation MRVATWNVNSVKQRLPRLLPWLDERRPDVVCLQETKLSTEAFTALLGEELGQRGYEVAVAGEARWNGVAVLSRVGLDDVVVGLDGAPGFPHQEARAVAATCGGVRVHSLYVPNGREPDSEHYRYKLAWLAALREVVASGPADAVLCGDINIAPADADVFDPAAYVGQTHVTAPERAALKELLDLGLHDVVRERWPTERVFTYWDYRAGMFHQDLGMRIDLVLASAPVAGRVRAAWVDRHARKGAGPSDHAPVVVDLDEAPDGDIGPVVPPPSARGTGRKARLPQAKN, from the coding sequence GTGCGAGTGGCGACGTGGAACGTGAACTCGGTGAAGCAGCGGCTGCCGAGGTTGCTGCCGTGGCTGGACGAGCGGCGGCCGGACGTGGTGTGCCTGCAGGAGACGAAGCTGTCCACGGAGGCGTTCACGGCGCTGCTGGGCGAGGAGCTGGGGCAGCGCGGGTACGAGGTGGCCGTGGCGGGGGAGGCGCGGTGGAACGGGGTGGCGGTGCTGTCCCGGGTCGGCCTCGACGACGTGGTGGTGGGCCTGGACGGCGCGCCGGGGTTCCCGCACCAGGAGGCGCGGGCGGTGGCGGCGACGTGCGGCGGGGTCCGGGTGCACTCGCTGTACGTGCCGAACGGGCGTGAGCCGGATTCGGAGCACTACCGGTACAAGCTGGCCTGGCTGGCGGCGCTGCGTGAGGTGGTGGCGAGCGGCCCGGCCGACGCGGTGCTGTGCGGGGACATCAACATCGCGCCGGCGGACGCGGACGTGTTCGACCCGGCGGCGTACGTGGGCCAGACGCACGTGACCGCGCCGGAGCGGGCCGCCCTGAAGGAGCTGCTGGACCTGGGGCTGCACGACGTCGTCCGCGAGCGCTGGCCGACCGAACGGGTGTTCACCTACTGGGACTACCGGGCCGGCATGTTCCACCAGGACCTGGGCATGCGCATCGACCTGGTGCTGGCCTCGGCGCCGGTGGCCGGGCGGGTGCGGGCGGCCTGGGTGGACCGGCATGCCCGAAAGGGCGCCGGCCCCAGCGACCACGCGCCGGTCGTCGTCGACCTGGACGAGGCCCCGGACGGGGACATCGGGCCGGTCGTGCCGCCGCCGTCGGCCCGCGGGACGGGCAGGAAAGCGAGGCTGCCACAGGCAAAGAACTGA
- a CDS encoding trypsin-like serine peptidase — protein sequence MSRAVLVFAAVTTLAAPVAGADPAPSTQVDTVTAADQAVALAYWTPERMRQVGADATEPGEQTAKPWAEPAPKGVGRFFFTEVPGGDSWCTATAVPSGNKDTVVTAAHCVHPGFTRDDVVIKATNIVFVPGYDRGKAPLGVFAARAFVVPTEYSLTPRDMAMVVFGPRNGQHVADVAGTQKIAFGTRSTGGADIFGYPGSKLAHGEFLLRCTVTATRESDSVGDTWSSPCDMAGGSSGGPWLTGFDGRSGTVFSVTSKGSLDDDLRTTSLTGAPMGDVAKQVYDQASAI from the coding sequence TTGTCACGAGCAGTACTCGTCTTCGCGGCCGTCACGACGCTGGCGGCGCCGGTGGCGGGGGCGGATCCGGCGCCGTCGACGCAGGTGGACACGGTCACGGCGGCGGATCAGGCCGTGGCGCTGGCGTACTGGACGCCGGAGCGGATGCGGCAGGTGGGGGCGGACGCGACGGAGCCGGGCGAGCAGACGGCGAAGCCGTGGGCCGAGCCGGCGCCGAAGGGGGTGGGGCGCTTCTTCTTCACGGAGGTGCCGGGCGGCGACAGCTGGTGCACGGCGACGGCGGTGCCCAGCGGCAACAAGGACACGGTGGTGACGGCGGCGCACTGCGTGCACCCGGGGTTCACCCGTGACGACGTGGTGATCAAGGCGACGAACATCGTGTTCGTGCCGGGCTACGACCGCGGGAAGGCGCCGCTGGGGGTGTTCGCGGCGCGGGCGTTCGTGGTGCCGACGGAGTACAGCCTCACTCCCCGGGACATGGCGATGGTGGTGTTCGGCCCGCGCAACGGCCAGCACGTGGCGGACGTGGCCGGCACGCAGAAGATCGCGTTCGGCACGCGGTCGACGGGCGGGGCGGACATCTTCGGCTATCCCGGTTCGAAGCTGGCGCACGGGGAGTTCCTGTTGCGCTGCACCGTGACGGCGACGCGTGAATCCGACAGCGTCGGCGACACGTGGAGCTCCCCGTGCGACATGGCGGGCGGCTCCAGCGGCGGTCCGTGGCTGACGGGCTTCGACGGCCGGAGCGGCACGGTCTTCTCGGTGACCAGCAAGGGCTCGCTCGACGACGACCTGCGCACCACGAGCCTGACCGGGGCCCCGATGGGTGACGTGGCCAAGCAGGTCTACGACCAGGCGTCAGCCATCTGA
- a CDS encoding nuclear transport factor 2 family protein, with protein sequence MTDFEQPADVVRRQYLASAAGDLAALRDTLASDVEWTEMAGFPLAGTYRTPEGVTANVMEKLAVDWDDWTAHDDSYVVDGENVVVLARYTATNKATGKAIDVRVAHHFVVRAGKIVRFEQFVDTAKVLAAMSDG encoded by the coding sequence ATGACCGACTTCGAGCAGCCCGCGGACGTCGTGCGGCGCCAGTACCTCGCCTCGGCCGCCGGAGACCTGGCGGCCTTGCGGGACACCCTCGCGTCCGACGTGGAGTGGACCGAGATGGCCGGCTTTCCGCTGGCCGGCACGTACCGCACGCCCGAGGGCGTGACGGCCAACGTGATGGAGAAACTGGCCGTCGACTGGGACGACTGGACCGCGCACGACGACAGCTATGTCGTCGACGGCGAGAACGTGGTGGTGCTGGCCCGGTACACCGCCACCAACAAGGCCACCGGCAAGGCGATCGACGTCCGGGTCGCGCACCACTTCGTGGTGCGCGCCGGCAAGATCGTCCGCTTCGAGCAGTTCGTCGACACCGCCAAGGTGCTGGCGGCGATGTCAGATGGCTGA
- a CDS encoding MBL fold metallo-hydrolase, translating into MDYEVVDLDFPVGSRNKTATLVSGEQDVLLVDTGFTRADGHRLVARILDSGKRLATVFISHGDPDYYFGAEVVADAFPEAEFVATPPVIEHIRHTYEGKLRAWAHLGVNLPTRLIDITPLTGDLTLEGKRFQLCGGPAELADRHYLWQPEDRVILGGVLLFQREHVWVADTPKPEQRAAWVRLLDEMASLDAALVIPGHRLPDAPGDPVAATREYLTTFERELADAADGATLTDVLTTRYPDHGMLIAAQIGAKVAKGEMSWG; encoded by the coding sequence ATGGACTACGAGGTCGTCGATCTCGACTTCCCGGTCGGCAGCCGGAACAAGACCGCCACACTGGTCAGCGGCGAGCAGGACGTGCTGCTCGTCGACACCGGCTTCACCCGGGCCGACGGGCACCGCCTGGTGGCCCGGATCCTCGACTCCGGCAAGCGGCTGGCGACGGTGTTCATCAGCCACGGCGACCCGGACTACTACTTCGGCGCCGAGGTCGTGGCGGATGCCTTCCCCGAGGCCGAATTCGTCGCGACGCCGCCGGTGATCGAGCACATCCGGCACACCTACGAGGGCAAGCTCCGGGCCTGGGCGCACCTCGGCGTGAACCTGCCGACGCGCCTGATCGACATCACGCCGCTGACCGGTGACCTGACGCTGGAGGGCAAGCGCTTTCAGCTGTGCGGTGGGCCGGCCGAACTGGCCGACCGGCACTACCTGTGGCAGCCGGAGGACCGCGTGATCCTCGGCGGAGTCCTGCTGTTCCAACGGGAACACGTGTGGGTCGCCGACACTCCGAAGCCGGAGCAGCGCGCCGCATGGGTACGGCTGCTCGACGAGATGGCGTCGCTCGACGCCGCCCTGGTGATCCCTGGCCACCGGCTGCCGGACGCGCCCGGGGATCCCGTCGCCGCGACCCGCGAGTACCTCACCACGTTCGAACGGGAACTCGCCGACGCGGCCGACGGCGCCACGCTGACCGACGTCCTGACCACCCGTTACCCCGACCACGGCATGCTGATCGCGGCCCAGATCGGCGCCAAGGTCGCCAAGGGCGAGATGAGCTGGGGATGA
- a CDS encoding MarR family winged helix-turn-helix transcriptional regulator: MDERAEIATAKDAASDELIVSFGRLLGVAGRLGHILGRAIEEECGISHLMYEVLLILGRAGDPGLSMGAIGREQVLTTGGVTRLVDRMEAAGLVERTEDPGDRRGRLVRLTPHGEEIAVRASRVHLANIERYFLDPLPVEHRAQFLADLRILSHAARDALPRMH; encoded by the coding sequence GTGGACGAGCGGGCGGAGATCGCGACGGCGAAGGACGCGGCGAGCGACGAGCTGATCGTGTCCTTCGGCCGGCTGCTGGGCGTGGCGGGGCGGCTGGGGCACATCCTCGGGCGGGCCATCGAGGAGGAGTGCGGCATCAGCCACCTGATGTACGAGGTGCTGCTGATCCTCGGCCGTGCGGGCGATCCGGGGCTGTCGATGGGGGCGATCGGCCGGGAGCAGGTGCTCACGACCGGCGGCGTCACGCGGCTCGTCGACCGGATGGAGGCGGCCGGTCTGGTCGAGCGGACCGAGGATCCCGGCGACCGGCGCGGACGGCTGGTCCGGCTCACCCCGCACGGAGAGGAGATCGCGGTCCGCGCGTCCCGGGTGCATCTGGCGAACATCGAGCGGTACTTCCTCGACCCGCTGCCCGTCGAACACCGTGCACAATTCCTCGCCGACCTGCGGATTCTCAGCCACGCGGCCCGGGACGCGCTGCCCAGGATGCACTGA
- a CDS encoding MFS transporter produces MVTVNVGRWPLVSLCLGFFMIPMDATVVATALPAIGHDLGASPSGLQWVLDGYTLVFACLLLSAGSLGDRLGARRVFLCGLGLFVFASTICGLATSLTVLNAARLAQGLGAALVLPTSLALINASYPDRAARARAIGVWGGMGGIAAGLGPVLGGVLTGWIGWPVIFFLNVPVGIAAIVLTLRTVVAPSPKERVGLDLPGQVLSIMAVGGLAFGLIENALWAFAVAVVGGIGFVVVEARRRHPMLPLSLFRSKEFTGSVLVGAAINTGFYGELFLLSLYFQHIRLFTPMLAGLALLPQPGIASLASALGGRHTARFGPRPVMIIGLVVGALGLFAMGLCGKDTPYWLLVVPLLAIGFGTAYTMPAATAATIEAAPSDKAGTASGALNSSRQVGSTLGVAVFGALVAGAGDFMTGYRLSVLVGGAVFAAGAVIAWRTVPRR; encoded by the coding sequence ATGGTTACCGTGAACGTCGGGCGCTGGCCGCTGGTGTCGCTCTGCCTGGGATTCTTCATGATCCCGATGGACGCGACGGTGGTCGCCACCGCCCTGCCCGCCATCGGCCATGATCTCGGCGCCTCCCCGAGCGGCCTGCAGTGGGTGTTGGACGGCTACACGCTGGTCTTCGCCTGCCTGCTGTTGTCCGCCGGGTCACTGGGAGATCGCCTGGGCGCACGCCGCGTCTTCCTGTGCGGACTGGGTTTGTTCGTGTTCGCGTCGACGATCTGTGGCCTGGCAACGAGTCTGACCGTGCTCAACGCCGCCCGCCTCGCCCAGGGCCTGGGCGCGGCGCTGGTGCTGCCGACCTCGTTGGCCCTGATCAACGCCTCCTATCCGGACCGGGCCGCCCGGGCCCGTGCCATCGGCGTGTGGGGCGGCATGGGCGGCATCGCCGCCGGGCTCGGGCCCGTGCTGGGCGGAGTGCTGACCGGCTGGATCGGCTGGCCGGTCATCTTCTTCCTCAACGTTCCCGTCGGCATCGCCGCGATTGTGTTGACGCTGCGGACTGTTGTCGCGCCGAGCCCGAAGGAGCGCGTCGGACTGGACCTGCCGGGGCAGGTGCTGAGCATCATGGCGGTCGGCGGTCTCGCCTTCGGGCTCATCGAGAACGCCCTCTGGGCATTCGCCGTCGCGGTGGTCGGCGGCATCGGTTTCGTTGTGGTGGAGGCCCGCCGTCGACACCCCATGCTTCCGCTGTCTCTCTTCCGTAGCAAGGAGTTCACCGGATCCGTACTTGTCGGCGCCGCCATCAACACCGGTTTCTACGGCGAGCTCTTCCTGCTGTCCCTGTACTTCCAGCACATCCGGCTGTTCACGCCGATGCTCGCCGGCCTGGCCTTGTTGCCGCAGCCCGGCATCGCATCCCTCGCCTCGGCCCTCGGCGGACGGCACACCGCCCGCTTCGGGCCCCGCCCCGTCATGATCATCGGGCTGGTCGTCGGCGCCCTCGGCCTCTTCGCGATGGGGTTGTGCGGCAAGGACACTCCGTACTGGCTGCTCGTGGTTCCTTTGCTGGCCATCGGTTTCGGCACCGCCTACACCATGCCCGCCGCCACCGCCGCCACCATCGAGGCGGCGCCCTCCGACAAGGCCGGCACCGCCTCCGGTGCCCTGAACTCCAGTCGCCAGGTCGGCAGCACACTCGGCGTGGCCGTCTTCGGCGCCCTCGTCGCCGGCGCCGGGGACTTCATGACCGGCTACCGCCTCAGCGTTCTCGTCGGCGGCGCCGTGTTCGCTGCCGGCGCCGTCATCGCGTGGCGGACCGTGCCCCGACGCTGA
- a CDS encoding helix-turn-helix transcriptional regulator encodes MPKTSGRLLSLLSLLQLRRDWPAQLLADRLEVSARTVRRDVDRLRELGYPIQTIKGPDGGYRLGAGTELPPLLFDDEQAVALAVALQTAIASSGVGEAAARALSTIRQVMPARLRNRIDALQVTAVTENHTPVDVKVIMAVSAAVRAREVLRFDHRAQPRRVEPHNLVTWGSRWYLVAWDLDRDDWRIFRVDKINPRTPTGPRFTPRELPGGDVATFVAGRFKGSEGIDAWPCRGEVILDLPADTVAGFVGNGVVEPLGPNRCRLVHGAWSWPGLAATIGRFDADIEVVGPPELKDAFALLARRYAAAAR; translated from the coding sequence ATGCCGAAAACGTCGGGACGGCTGCTGTCGTTGCTGTCGCTGCTGCAACTGCGCCGGGACTGGCCGGCGCAGCTGCTGGCCGACCGCCTGGAGGTCAGCGCGCGGACGGTCAGGCGCGATGTCGACCGCCTGCGCGAGCTGGGCTATCCGATCCAGACGATCAAGGGGCCGGACGGCGGCTACCGGCTCGGGGCGGGCACGGAGCTGCCGCCGCTGCTGTTCGACGACGAGCAGGCGGTGGCCCTCGCGGTCGCCCTCCAGACGGCGATCGCGTCGAGCGGCGTCGGGGAGGCCGCGGCGCGGGCGCTGAGCACGATCCGCCAGGTCATGCCGGCACGGCTGCGCAACCGTATCGACGCCCTGCAGGTCACCGCCGTGACGGAGAACCACACGCCGGTCGACGTCAAGGTCATCATGGCGGTCAGCGCCGCCGTGCGGGCCCGCGAGGTGCTGCGATTCGACCACCGGGCTCAGCCGCGACGGGTCGAGCCGCACAACCTCGTGACCTGGGGCAGCCGCTGGTACCTCGTCGCCTGGGACCTCGATCGCGACGACTGGCGCATCTTCCGCGTCGACAAGATCAACCCGCGCACGCCGACCGGCCCCCGGTTCACCCCGCGCGAGCTGCCCGGCGGGGACGTGGCGACCTTCGTCGCCGGCCGGTTCAAGGGCTCCGAGGGCATCGACGCGTGGCCGTGCCGTGGCGAGGTGATCCTCGACCTGCCCGCCGACACCGTGGCCGGCTTCGTCGGCAACGGCGTGGTCGAGCCGCTCGGCCCCAACCGCTGCCGTCTCGTCCACGGCGCCTGGTCCTGGCCCGGCCTGGCCGCCACGATCGGCAGATTCGACGCGGACATCGAGGTCGTCGGCCCGCCCGAGCTCAAGGACGCCTTCGCCCTGCTCGCCCGCCGCTACGCCGCCGCCGCCCGATGA